CCAGCAGCCCGACCGGCACCATCTCCCGGATCAGCCCGCTGAGCGCCGCGCCGAGCGTGATGGACGACAGCCCGTAGAGGGCGGCCACCAGGTAGACGATCCAGACGTCGCCCGCGTGCCGGACGGCGAACAACGGGGTGAGCAGGGCGGCGGTGAGCACGTTCGCGGCCAGGAAGAACGGCCGACGCGGGTACCGGTCGACGAACCAGCCGACCAGCGGTGCCAGCATCATCGGCGCGATGACGGCGAAGATCGTGGCACCGGCCAGCCCGTTCGAGCCGGTCAGATCCTTGACCCAGATGGCGAGCGCGAGCAGCAGGATCGACTCGGCGGTCATGCTGGCCAGCAGACCGCCGAAGAGCAGGCGGAAGTCGGGTCGGCGCAGGATCGTGCGCATGGGTCCCTCCGGCGGGATGGCCTGCCCGGCTGGGCGAGGTCGACGTGGGCCGCGACCGCGGGTCCGTCATCGTCCGGCATTCCCGTGGTCCGATTTTTGCAGGACACGCCCCCGCCGGAACCTCCGACACCGGTCGCGCCGTCCATACTGACCGTGGGGGGCGAATTTCATACAGTTACCGTCGCGCCAGCGGCGGTCGACGGGAAAGAGGACACTGTGCCTCCTGCCGCACCCAGCCCGATCCTGCGTCGTCGCCGATTGGGCGTCGAGCTGCGCCGCCTGCGTGAGGCCGCGGGCCTCACCGGCGACCAGGTGATCGAGCGTATCGGTTGGGCCTCCGCGTCCAAACTGTCCCGCCTGGAGAACGGCCGCAGCCGACCGGACCCGCAGGACGTCGGCGACCTGTTGGATCTCTACGGCGTCGACCAGGCGGTGCACGACGAGTTGCTCGGCATCACCAGCGAGGCCGGCGACATGCGCGGCTGGTTGAAGAACTTCCCGGTGATGACGCAGCAGCAGCGCAGTTGGGCCGAGCTGGAGGCGGGCTGCGCCGAGATCTCCGAATACAACCCGGTGCTGGTGCCCGGCCTGTTGCAGACCCCGGGCTACGCCCAGGTCCGGATCGTCTCCGCCCGGCAGGTGGGCGCGGGCGCGGGCGAGCCCGAGCCCGACGACGAGCCGGAGACCGAGGTGCAGGCGCGGATGGCCCGTCAGTCGTTGCTGACCCGTGAGCCGCACGCGCCCCGCTACACCGCAGTGCTGGAGGAGGCCGCTCTCGGCCGCCGCGCCGGGCCGCCCGAGGTGCTGCACGAACAACTGCTCCAGCTCTGTGAGCTGGCCCTGCTGCCGAACGTGACGCTGCACGTGCTGCTTCGCGACACCCAGATCGGCAATTGGTACCTCCCGCCGACCGCGTTCTCGGTCTACCGGTTCGCCGATCCTCTCGATCCGGAGACATTGGCCATCGAAGGTGGCTTCACCGACGTCATGTCGACCGAGGCAATCGCGCTAAATCGCTATAAAGTGGTGTTCGAGTGGCTATGCACGTCGGCACTGAACGCCGAGGACACCCTCTCCTGGCTGATCGAGTCAACGGGACGGCTGACCGAGGCGGCGCCCCCATCCACAGTGGCGTTCGGGCCGGCAACGGCGCCGACCCAGCGCCGCCGGGCCTCGGGGCGGCTGACGGATCGGTGATCCACGGGGGACCGACCCTCCGTCGGGGCGTGCGGCACCACTCGTCCCATCGGATCGCTTCACATCAGGAGCAGAACCATGAATGACATCCGTAACACGCCGTCCGTCTCCGCTCACTCGCTGGCGGATGCCCCGTGGCGTACCAGCACACGCAGCCAGACCTCCAACTGCGTGGAGGTCGCCCCACTCAACGCCGGTCCGTCGGCGGTCGCACTGCGCGACAGCAAGGACCGAGGCGGCCCGGTGCTGCTGTTCAACCGCGCAGGGTGGCTCGGTTTCATCACCGGAGCCAAGAAGGGCCAGTTCGATCTGAACTGATCCGGTGACAGGTACGGGGCCGTCGGCGCACTGCCGGCGGCCCCGTCGCTGTACGCGCCCCTCCACCCCACTGAGCTGCATCGGCTGATCGGACGACGCTCCGAACCGATAGGCGCGTTTCAGTTGCTGGGACGAACACGGGGCGTAACATGGCCCTCGGATACGTGGAACTTCCACACTGGCTTATCCACCGCGGCTCATCCGGAGACCCTCATGCGGTTCCTGATCGTTCGCACCGACATCCGCGCCGTCGCCGACGGGGACATCGCCGCTGCCTGGGCAGACGGCCACCGACTCCGCGACGAGACGACCACCCCCGAGCCACGACGGCAGACCGTGCACGCCGAGGACCGGGACGCCGCACTGCTGCTGGCCCGCGCTCTGGCCACTGTCGGCGCGGTCCGCGCCGGCAAGCAACGGGTCAAGGTCGTACCGCTGATCGAGCCCCGCGCGGCCTTCCGACACAGACCGGGCCGCAACGGCACCTGACTCGACAAGACGTCCGTCGTGGTCGGATCGGCTCCCCCGCCGCGTTTATCGCACCCACCAACCACGACGGCCCGTGTTCCCGGCCCGTGACCGCCGCGGCAACGGCGGCCACGGGTCGGGACCGTGCTTCACCGGTCGGCGTCCACCCAGCCGTCCAGCCACCGGTGGATGAGGAACAACGCGATCGACGACGGCGGCGGCAGGATCAGCTGGGCACCGTCACCCACGTCCACCGTCCGCCCGGCCAGCGCCGCCCCGATCTCCCGGCGCGAGAACCACCGGGCGTACGCGATCTCGGACGGGTCGACCCGCACCGGATCGTCCGGGTTCGCGGTGGCCAGGAAGCCCAGCATCAGCGAGCCGGGGAACGGCCACGCCTGGCTGCCCACGTACCCGATGCGCTCGACCCCGATGCCCACCTCCTCGCGGACCTCGCGCAGCACGGCGGCCTCCGCCGACTCGCCGGGCTCGACGTAGCCGGCCAGGCAGGAATAGCGCCGGCCGCCCGGGGTGCCCGGCCAACCGGCGTTGTTGCCGAGCAGGCAGCGACCGTCCGGGCCATCCACACCGTCGTGCACCAGCACGATCATCGCCGGGTCGGTACGCGGCCAGATCCGCCCACCGTTACGGTCCACCCGGGACCAACCCGCCTCGTCCATCGCGGTCGGCGCCCCGGTGCTCGTCGAGTAGCCGTGCCGGGTGTGCCAGTTGAGCAGCGCCAACGCCGTGGTGAAGATGCCGGCCTCCCGGTCGGCCAGCAGGTGGCCCACCTCGCGCAGGTTGACCGCGCGGGTCCCCGGCAACGCCGGCAGCGGCGCGTCGACCGCGAAGACCGGCACCCCGTCCGGTTCGACACCGAGGAACATCGCCGTCGACTCGGACCCGGCCGGCACGTCGGCCGCACCGAACAGCACCAACACCGGTGGCGACGTGTCGGTGCGGGCCAACGTGCGACCCTCGTCGGTCGAGTCGAGCAGCAGCACCCGGCCACGCAGCCACGCCTCGGTCAGCCACTGCGAGTCGCCCCGCCGGTGGGCAGCCCGATCCAGCGTGGACCGCGCCAACGGCGGCGCCGCCTCCCCACTCACGCCAGCGCTCCGCTTCGCTCCACGCCGCCGTGAGACGGCCCACTGCTGAGCCCCATGGCTCGCTCGCTGCGCTCGCTCACTGTTTCGGCTCGGTGTGGACCGGAGTCAGCGCGGCGAGGCCCGGGGTGACCCGCTCGGCGTCACCGAGCACCACGATCGCCGCCCGAGCCGGTGCCAGGTACCGGGCGCCGGCACGCGCGACATCGTCGATGCTCGCCTTCGCCAACCTCGCCGCATACTCGGCGAGGAAGTCGAGGCGCAGCCCGTTGCCCGCGTACGCGCTGGTCAACGCCGCCAACCCGGCCTGGGTGGACATGCCGAGCTGGAGAGTGCCCAGGGCGTACTGACGGGCCTGCTCCAACTCCTCGGGCTTCGGTGGCAGCGACGCCAACCGGCCCAACTCGTACGTCGTCTCCAGCAGCGCCGGCCCGGTGACCTCGGTGGCCACCTCGGCGGAGGCCACCAGGACCGACCCGGCCACGGAGTGCTCGATCCCCGAGTGCGGGCCGTACGTGTAGCCCTTGTCCTCGCGGATGTTCTCCACCCAACGGGAGGAGAAGTAACCGCCGAAGATCAGGTTGGCCAGTTGCAGCGGGGCGTGGTCGGGGTCGGTGCGGGACACGGCCGGAAGCGCGATCCGCAGCGAGGACTGCACCGAGCCCGGACGGTCGACCAGCAGCAGTGGGCCCGGCTCCAGCGGCGGCGTCGCCGGCAGCTCGGCCACACGCCCGGCGCCGGCCCAACCGCCGAGCGCCCGCTCGGCGGCGTCCAGGGCCTTCTCCGGCTGCACGTCACCGACCAGCACCAACTGCGCGCCGGCCGGGTGGACCCGCTCCGCGTGCAGGGTGCGCAACGCCGCCGGTCGGACGGCGCGGATCTGGCCCGGCTCCGGGGTCTGCGTCGCGTACGGGTGCCGGCCGTAGATCCGCTTCAGCAGCGCCTCCCGGGCCAGATGCGCCGGCTGGCTCTGCGCCACCTGGATCCGGTCGACCAGTCGGTCCCGTTCGGTGGCCACCTCGTCGCTCGGGTAGCTGGCGCTGGTCAGCACCTCGGCCAGCAGCTCCAGCATCCGGTCCAGGCCGGTGACCAGCCCGGCGCCCGAGAGCATCAGCCGGTCCGGGTCGACGCCCGCGGAGAGCCCGCCACCCACCTTCTGCAACTCGGCGGCGAGCTGCACGCTCGTCATCGTCTCGGTGCCGGAGAGCATCGTCTGCGAGAGCATCGCGCCGCGAGCCAGATGCACCCGACCGAACGGAACCCAGAGCCGCAACTCGACCAGCGGCACGGCGGGCCGGCGTACGGCGATCACGGTGAGACCGTTGCGCAGCGTACGTTCGGCCTGCTTGGGCACCTTGAGCTTGCGGGTCGGCCCCAGCGGCGGCAGCGTACGCGGCCCGGGAGCGGTGGTCGTAGTCACTGTGCCACCTTCGTTCGCGACTGCGGGGCTCGCAAAACCGGCTCACTCCTCGCGCTCACCGGGCGCCTCCGGCAATGACCTCGATGGCGGCCCGGCGCTCCGGCCGCAGAGTGGCCGCGGCGGCCCGGACCTGGTCCTCGGTGACGTCGCCGACCAGCCGGGGCAACTCGTTGAGCAGGCCCGGTTCGCCGCGTTGCTGCTCCAGCACGGCCATCTGCAGCGCCCGACCGAGAACCGCGTCGGTGTCCCGCAGCAGATGGGTCGCCATCCGGGCCTGGGTGCGGGCCAGCTCACCGTCGGTCAGCCCGTCGGTGGCCAGCCGGTCCAACTCCTCGTCGATGGTGCGCAGCACCTTGTCCACGTCGCCCCCGGGCGGCAGATGCGCCTGCAACAGCAGCGCTGTGGGGTCGCGGACGTCGAACGGGTCACCCATGAAGCCGAGGTATCCGCCGAGGCTGGTCACCGTGCGGTCGCGCTGCACCAGCCGCTCGACCAGCCGCGACGCGTCGCCGTCGGTGAGCACCTCGGCCAGCACCACGTACGGCAGGTAGCCGGCGAAGTCGGTGACCGGGTCGGGCACGCGCCACGCGCCGGCCACGGCCGGCAGCGGCGCCAGGGCATCGGTGTACGAGGTGCGCCGCTCGGCGGTCAGCTCGGGCTCGGTGAAGTCGGGCCGTTTCGGCGCCGGTCGGGCTGGCACGTCACCGAAGTGCCGGGTGACCAGCTCGGTCGCCTCGGCCACGTCGATGTCACCGCTGACGGCGAGGACCGCGTTGCCGCTGGCGTAGTAGCGGCGGAAGAAGTCCGCAGCGTCGGCGACGGTCGCCGACTCCAGGTCGTCGAAGGAGCCGTAGCCGTCGTGCGCGTTCGGGAAGGTGTCGAACATGACCGGCGGCAGGGTCAGCCAGGGGAAGCCGCCGTACGGCCGGTTGAGGACGTTGACCCGGATCTCCTCCTTGACCACGTCGACCTGGTTGCGCAGGTTCTCCTCGGTCAGTCGGGGGCCACGCATCCGGTCCGCCTCCAGGAACAGCGCGCGTTCCAGCGCATTGCTCGGCAGCGTCTCGAAGTAGTCGGTGTAGTCCAGGTGGGTGGAGCCGTTGAAGGTGCCACCAGCGCCCTGCACGTGCCGGAAGTGGGCCAGCTTCTCCAGGTTTTCCGAACCCTGGAACATGAGGTGCTCGAAGAGATGGGCGAAGCCCGTGCGCCCCTCCGGCTCCGAGCGGATGCCGACGTCGTAGACCACCGCCACCCCGATCACCGGGGCACTGCGATCAGGGGTGAGCACCACCCGCAGGCCGTTGTCGAGGGTGAACCGCTCGACCGGATACTTCGTCGCTGGAATTCTGGATCTCCGCGCCGCCACGGGATCGACCCTAGCGCGTCGACACCCCCGCCACCCGCGACCTCCCGGAGCCGCCGCCACCGCGAGGGTGAGACGGCGGGTGCGTCGGGCGGTGGGGGTGACATCCGGAACCGGTGGGAAGCGGGCGACCGGCCGTGCGGGGACAATGGGGAGATGAAACGAGAGACACGCCTGATGCGGTTGACCGGGGCGCGCGCGAGCGGCGCGGCGGCGACGGGCGCGGCGGCGACCGGCGCGCGGGCTACCGGCGCGGCGGCGACCGGCGCGCGCGCTGTGGGAGCGGCGTCGCTCGGCGCCCTCGCCGTGGGGGCGGTGGCCGTCGGGGCCGTGGCCGTCGGGGCGCTGGTCATCGGGCGGCTGGCGATCCGCCGGGCGGTCGTGCGGGAGCTGCGCGTCGGCCGGTTGGAGATCGACGAGCTGGTGGTACACAACCGACCCACCGCCGAGGGATAACCCGCGCCGGCGCGGACCGCGTCGAGGGAGGCTTACCGCGCCCCCACGCGCCGTTCATCACCCGCCACGTGATGCCGCTCGGGTGTTGGGCGGACACGGGGCAGCACCTCGGCGCCGACCCGCTCGGCCTCCTCCCGGTGCGGCCAGCCGGAGAGGACGAACTCGTCGACGCCGAGTGCCGCGTACTCGTCGATGCGGGCCGCCACCTCGGCGTAGCTGCCGACCAGCGCGGTGCCGGCGCCCTCGCGGACCAGGCCGACGCCGGCCCAGAGATTCGGCGCGACGGTGAGCCCGTCGGTGCGACCGGCGTTGAGCGCGGCCATCCGGGCCTGACCCACCGAGTCCATCCGGCGGAACCTGGCCTGTGCGGCGGCGATCCGCTCGGGACTCATCCCGGCAAGCAGCCGGTCGGCCTCCGCCCACGCCTCGGCGCCGGTGGGTCGGGCGATGACGTGCAGCCGCAGACCGGTGCGCAGGGTGCGGCCCTGCTCGGCGGCGAGCGCCCGGACCCGGGCGACCCGGGCGGCGATCGACGTCGGCGGTTCGCCCCACATCAGGTACACGTCGGCCTGTCGGGCGGCCACCGTCTCGGCGGCCGGGGACGCGCCGCCGAAGTAGACCGGCGGTGGCTCGGCGAGCGGGGTGGCCAGGCCGCCCTGGTCGACCCGGTAGTGCCTCCCGGCGTAGTCGAAGGGCCGGCCGGCCCAGGCGCGGCGGAGCGCCTCGATGAACTCTCCGGTGCGCGCGTAGCGGTCGTCGTGCCCGAGGAAGTCGCCGTACGCCCGCTGCTCGGCCGGGTCGCCGCCGGTGACGATGTTGAGCGACAGCCGGCCACCGGAGACGGCCTGGAACGCCTCGGCCTGTTGGGCGATCAGGGTGGGCAGCGCGAAGCCGGCCCGAACGGCGACCAGCATGCCGAGCCGCTCGGTGTGCTGGGCGACCGCCGCGCAGACGATCCACGGGTCGGGGCAGCCGGCGCCCACGGGCGTGAGCACGGCGGTGAAGCCGTGCGTCTCGGCGGCCCGGCCGACCTCGGCCAGGTAGGCCACGGTGGCGGCCCGGTCGTGCCGGGCGGCGCCCGCGCTGACGGTGGCGGCACCGACCTGGTCGCCGTCGCCAGAGGTGGGCAGGAACCAATGGAAGCTCATCGCGAATTCGCCTCTCTGCCGATCACCGAGTCCGGTTTAACCTAGCAAGCTGGTAGGAAATACCGACATAACTGAGACGCGTCATCCCGCCATGTGGATGGGTCTTGACGCTGACCGCGGCCTGGCCCAGTCTTCCTACCAACTAAGTAGGAATACTGCGGATTGGATGGACGATGAGACGGCTTCCCATGCGCCGGTTGGTCACCCTGGCCACTCTCGCCGCCCTCGGTGCGGCGACCCTGGGCAGCACCGCCGCGTGCGGCGACGACAGCGAGGGCACGGGCGGCAGCTCCGGCCCGGTGACGCTGCGCCTCGGCTACTTCCCCAACATCACGCACGCGCCGGCCGTCGTCGGCGTGGAGAAGGGCATCTTCACCGAGAAGCTCGGCGCCGACGTCAAGCTGGACCCGAAGACCTTCAACGCCGGCCCGGCCGCCATCGAGGCCGTCTTCTCCGGTGCGCTGGACGCCACCTACATCGGTCCGAACCCGACAGTGAACGCCTTCTCCAAGTCCAAGGGTGAGGCCGTCCGGGTCATCTCCGGCGCGGCATCCGGCGGCGTGGCGCTGGTGGTCAAGCCCGGCATCGCCGGCGCGCAGGACCTGAAGGGCAAGAAGATCGCAACCCCGCAGCTGGGCAACACCCAGGACGTGGCGATCCGCTACTGGCTCAAGCAGCAGGGTCTGACCACCACCAAGGAGGGTGGCGGCGACGTCAAGATTGTCCCGCAGGAGAACGCCCAGACGGTCGAGACGTTCAACAGCGGCGCGATCGACGGTGCCTGGGTGCCCGAGCCGTTCGTCTCCCGCCTGGTCAACGCCGGCGGCAAGGTGCTCGTCGACGAGCGCGACCTGTGGCCGGACAAGAAGTTCGTCATC
This portion of the Micromonospora zamorensis genome encodes:
- a CDS encoding helix-turn-helix domain-containing protein; this translates as MPPAAPSPILRRRRLGVELRRLREAAGLTGDQVIERIGWASASKLSRLENGRSRPDPQDVGDLLDLYGVDQAVHDELLGITSEAGDMRGWLKNFPVMTQQQRSWAELEAGCAEISEYNPVLVPGLLQTPGYAQVRIVSARQVGAGAGEPEPDDEPETEVQARMARQSLLTREPHAPRYTAVLEEAALGRRAGPPEVLHEQLLQLCELALLPNVTLHVLLRDTQIGNWYLPPTAFSVYRFADPLDPETLAIEGGFTDVMSTEAIALNRYKVVFEWLCTSALNAEDTLSWLIESTGRLTEAAPPSTVAFGPATAPTQRRRASGRLTDR
- a CDS encoding DUF397 domain-containing protein: MNDIRNTPSVSAHSLADAPWRTSTRSQTSNCVEVAPLNAGPSAVALRDSKDRGGPVLLFNRAGWLGFITGAKKGQFDLN
- the nudC gene encoding NAD(+) diphosphatase; the protein is MSGEAAPPLARSTLDRAAHRRGDSQWLTEAWLRGRVLLLDSTDEGRTLARTDTSPPVLVLFGAADVPAGSESTAMFLGVEPDGVPVFAVDAPLPALPGTRAVNLREVGHLLADREAGIFTTALALLNWHTRHGYSTSTGAPTAMDEAGWSRVDRNGGRIWPRTDPAMIVLVHDGVDGPDGRCLLGNNAGWPGTPGGRRYSCLAGYVEPGESAEAAVLREVREEVGIGVERIGYVGSQAWPFPGSLMLGFLATANPDDPVRVDPSEIAYARWFSRREIGAALAGRTVDVGDGAQLILPPPSSIALFLIHRWLDGWVDADR
- a CDS encoding M16 family metallopeptidase translates to MTTTTAPGPRTLPPLGPTRKLKVPKQAERTLRNGLTVIAVRRPAVPLVELRLWVPFGRVHLARGAMLSQTMLSGTETMTSVQLAAELQKVGGGLSAGVDPDRLMLSGAGLVTGLDRMLELLAEVLTSASYPSDEVATERDRLVDRIQVAQSQPAHLAREALLKRIYGRHPYATQTPEPGQIRAVRPAALRTLHAERVHPAGAQLVLVGDVQPEKALDAAERALGGWAGAGRVAELPATPPLEPGPLLLVDRPGSVQSSLRIALPAVSRTDPDHAPLQLANLIFGGYFSSRWVENIREDKGYTYGPHSGIEHSVAGSVLVASAEVATEVTGPALLETTYELGRLASLPPKPEELEQARQYALGTLQLGMSTQAGLAALTSAYAGNGLRLDFLAEYAARLAKASIDDVARAGARYLAPARAAIVVLGDAERVTPGLAALTPVHTEPKQ
- a CDS encoding M16 family metallopeptidase is translated as MAARRSRIPATKYPVERFTLDNGLRVVLTPDRSAPVIGVAVVYDVGIRSEPEGRTGFAHLFEHLMFQGSENLEKLAHFRHVQGAGGTFNGSTHLDYTDYFETLPSNALERALFLEADRMRGPRLTEENLRNQVDVVKEEIRVNVLNRPYGGFPWLTLPPVMFDTFPNAHDGYGSFDDLESATVADAADFFRRYYASGNAVLAVSGDIDVAEATELVTRHFGDVPARPAPKRPDFTEPELTAERRTSYTDALAPLPAVAGAWRVPDPVTDFAGYLPYVVLAEVLTDGDASRLVERLVQRDRTVTSLGGYLGFMGDPFDVRDPTALLLQAHLPPGGDVDKVLRTIDEELDRLATDGLTDGELARTQARMATHLLRDTDAVLGRALQMAVLEQQRGEPGLLNELPRLVGDVTEDQVRAAAATLRPERRAAIEVIAGGAR
- a CDS encoding LLM class flavin-dependent oxidoreductase; the encoded protein is MSFHWFLPTSGDGDQVGAATVSAGAARHDRAATVAYLAEVGRAAETHGFTAVLTPVGAGCPDPWIVCAAVAQHTERLGMLVAVRAGFALPTLIAQQAEAFQAVSGGRLSLNIVTGGDPAEQRAYGDFLGHDDRYARTGEFIEALRRAWAGRPFDYAGRHYRVDQGGLATPLAEPPPVYFGGASPAAETVAARQADVYLMWGEPPTSIAARVARVRALAAEQGRTLRTGLRLHVIARPTGAEAWAEADRLLAGMSPERIAAAQARFRRMDSVGQARMAALNAGRTDGLTVAPNLWAGVGLVREGAGTALVGSYAEVAARIDEYAALGVDEFVLSGWPHREEAERVGAEVLPRVRPTPERHHVAGDERRVGAR
- a CDS encoding ABC transporter substrate-binding protein, encoding MRRLPMRRLVTLATLAALGAATLGSTAACGDDSEGTGGSSGPVTLRLGYFPNITHAPAVVGVEKGIFTEKLGADVKLDPKTFNAGPAAIEAVFSGALDATYIGPNPTVNAFSKSKGEAVRVISGAASGGVALVVKPGIAGAQDLKGKKIATPQLGNTQDVAIRYWLKQQGLTTTKEGGGDVKIVPQENAQTVETFNSGAIDGAWVPEPFVSRLVNAGGKVLVDERDLWPDKKFVITNLLVSTKFLKAHPDVVQKLVDGQVAANEFVNTKPEEAQQAISEAIGKITGKPLDLKLIKQAWPTLEFTNDPIATSLKAGLDHAVEVKLTEPVDLKGLYDLKYLNNALKSQGKPEVVQP